From Quercus robur chromosome 8, dhQueRobu3.1, whole genome shotgun sequence:
CTCAATTTGGAGTTGAGGGACCTTAAGTTGCGTAATTGGGTTTATGTGATGGCTTTGGAATTGACTGGAAATTTTACTAGGTTGAGGGTTTATGATTCTCATAGGTGAATGGGACTTATGGATATGGTGGTTGAACTTTTGAAGGGGACGCCGGTGGTTTGTGGATTAGAAAGCGGTGATTTGTGTGTgctttgaattgtttcaatggGTTGGTTTTTGAGGTTTAAGAGGTTGGGTAAGCTTGACTGCTCATGGTGATGAGTGTGTAGGAAGACAACAACTACTACGGGTGTCCATGTCTTAttatctttcatttttatgtGGATGTGAGacacataaaatttatttgattttatatgtCACgtgttttatatttaaataaactaGCTTGTAATCCCATACATatgtgataggccaagaatgtattgacctcttgtgataaattaaccaattaattagtcaagttaattaattaattcaatttgcatGTAATAAGCGcttggtagcacaaataaatcattaaataactaaatgcagtgaaaattaaatgatacaggtgatttgtttacaaataggGAAAACTATCGAGGCAAAACTCaacgggtgaatttaaggttatcactcccgagaatccactattatcaaaacaaacggttacaagtaaattAATATAAGCCATTTCATATGTACTATTGCTTTATTTGCCTTttttgacaaagaaaaaaaaaagaagaaaattccCAGATAGAATTGAGTAGAGATTAAAGAAAGCTTACAAAAGAGAAGGTGATGATTACTTTTTCTTTACGAAAGTAAAAGAAATGAGTTTTCAGAATATGAAATCCTTCTCGTACGTAATCGCTTTAGCAAACGAACCCTAGGAAAAGTTTTGAAggttaaaagaataaaaagagaagCAAAGAAATATTTACAATTAGAACTTCTCATATAAGTCCTCTACTAATGGCTGACAATGAACTACTGTTCATCAACAGAAGCCAGTAACTATCCGGGACTTACATTCTAAGTATGGTCTGTCAAGCAAGACGATGATGATTTTAATGGTAacgttgagagagagagagagagagagagagagagagagagagagagagagagagagagagagagagagagagagagagagagagagagagttaagtctaaattgaaagtttgaaacaaaactaaaatagagaaaattgaCAGTAACAAGTCCATTGCaactaaaatagagaaaattgaCAGTAACAAGTCCATTGCCTAGCCCATGCCAAGTCCTAACTTGATAATGTGGCAAAAATGGCACCAGATCATTTAAGTTGCTTTACAATTTAGGAAAGGATCAACTATGATAAAATCTTTCAATTCCCTTTCATTTTTAACTGGATGTGAAACATGCATCTagtatttatttgatttttaagaaTCACATGTtgtaaatttaaatgaaaatatgaagaAATTGAAATATTCAATAGGAGAGAATCTTATAGcaatatatattagttttttgcATATGAActattgctttcttttcttttggcaaataaaaaaagaaaacttcccCAAAAAAAAGCGTTACAAAAGGGTACGTACGTGCAGTGCTGATTACTTCTTCTTtacaaaagtaaaagaaataaggtttcaggATATGAAATTCTTCTTGTACGTAATTGCTTTAGCAAACGAACCCAAGTTTTAAaggtaaaagaagaaaaggaaaagctaaGAGATAATTACAGTTACAACTTCTCATAAGTCCTCAATTCGTGGCCGACAATGAACTGTGGTTTCACCCAATAGGAGCCAGTGCCTATTCGGAATTTCTTAGGTTGATCCGCACAAGCAACATGTATATAAGTTGTCCATTTTATCAAGGTTATGCCATATTGTTTGTCCGAAAATTTTTGAACAGAGTCCATGGAAGAAACCAATGTGAGTTTGAGACTTCTGATAGACACAAAAAGCCAAAAAGTGCTTTTTGCTGAAGCGGACAAGAACTTCATCGACTTCCTCTTTCACATTCTGGCCTTGCCCGTCGGAACTTTCATTGCCCTTCTCACAAAGCAAGGAATGGTGGGCAGCTTGGGGAATATTTACGAGAGCATTGAAAATTTAAGTACTACTTATCTTCAACCAAACGTGAACAAAGAGACTCTCCTGAAGCCCAAAGTACAAATCTCTAGTGGTAGTACTGTTCCAGGAGTCCCTCTCCTATTGCCAAACGTTGAATCATCTTCTACATCATCCAGGAATTTGTATAGGTGCTCTAATTACTACAGTCACAACTATGTGGCTGATGACACTAGCGCAAAGTGTCCTTCGTGCCAGAGTTATATGAATGACAAAGTAAATTTCGTAGATCCACCAAGCGTAACGAATGCGGGCTCTTCCTCCAGTGAGGGAGGGTACGTGAAAGGAGTGATTACATACATGGTGATGGATGATCTAGTGGTGAAACCCATGTCCACCATCTCTAGCATCACTGTGCTTAACAGGTTTAATGTCAAGAATGTATGTGTTCTTGAGGAGAAAGTTGTCAATTTGGGCATCAATGAGGTATGTAGGTCGTTCTTTGCTTTCTGATCATGAGTCTGTTACttcttttttgtctatttttcctttcttttaattaGCGTACTTCTTTTGTTAAGGTGAAATTTATTGCAAAATAAGATGCTTAAACTGAGGTATaaaagattgaagcttttcgtGTCCTAAATCGTAATTCCGAAACCATGATATGAGAAAGAGGCGAAATTCGGAGTCGATCAGtatgttcaaaattcaaatgctATCATTTAACTTTAATTTCCATATTGGAAAATTAATATTGTGTTCATTCCTACTCTTTCCCCTTAAGGTCACTTGCTTGTTCATCTTTTAAAagagtaaagaaaaaagaaagttacaAAGAAATgtaatattgtgaaaatttcatttttcttcttttggaaaAAGGATCTTCATCTGCCTTTGAAATGTGTCAATTTCAAGTAAAGATTTAGTATTTCATGAATCTAAatgtaattaataattattttgctCATTAATTTATGTGGTTTGTTACTAGGGAGTGAAACTACTCAAGGCTTCTATATGGTCAAAGAGTGTTTTGACTGATGTTTTCCTACCAATGTTGAAACAAGAAGTCCTGCAATGTGAGAGTCAGTGAAATGTAAGTGCAAGAGTTCTATGCCATTGCcaatgtgttgtgtgtgtgtgtgtttttttttcgtTACATATATGTTTTAAATATACGTCAACTCTGGTGTGGAAATGTAAAGGGCaatatgctctctctctctctctctgcatgtTTTATTGGAAGCTTGGTTAAGAAGCATTATGTATCATAAAAAATTGAGCT
This genomic window contains:
- the LOC126697401 gene encoding uncharacterized protein LOC126697401, yielding MEETNVSLRLLIDTKSQKVLFAEADKNFIDFLFHILALPVGTFIALLTKQGMVGSLGNIYESIENLSTTYLQPNVNKETLLKPKVQISSGSTVPGVPLLLPNVESSSTSSRNLYRCSNYYSHNYVADDTSAKCPSCQSYMNDKVNFVDPPSVTNAGSSSSEGGYVKGVITYMVMDDLVVKPMSTISSITVLNRFNVKNVCVLEEKVVNLGINEGVKLLKASIWSKSVLTDVFLPMLKQEVLQCESQ